The following proteins are co-located in the Solanum pennellii chromosome 8, SPENNV200 genome:
- the LOC107028645 gene encoding serine racemase-like: MESNHTKSSDSYAADISSIREAQVRIKPFAQQTPVLTSDTLDSIAGRKLYFKCECFQKGGAFKFRGACNAIFSLDDDQATKGVVTHSSGNHAAALSLAAKLRGIPAYIVIPKDAPKCKVANVKRYGGQVIFSEPSMQSREDTANKVLQDTGAVLIPSSNDRRIISGQGTISLEFLEQASDIDTLIVPISGGGMISGVALAAKAINPAIRILAAEPLGANDAFQSKSNGRITKLSEVNTIADGLRAFLGDLTWPIVRDLVDDVIVVDDKEIIQAMKLCYEILKIAVEPSGAIGLAAVLSDGFRKNPVYSECNHIGIVLSGGNVDLGVLWNSFDK; encoded by the exons ATGGAATCGAATCACACAAAATCTAGTGACAGTTATGCTGCCGATATCTCTTCCATCAGGGAAGCGCAAGTACGCATTAAACCCTTTGCTCAACAAACCCCTGTCCTCACCTCAGACACGTTAGATTCTATTGCTGGAAGAAAGCTGTACTTCAAATGTGAATGCTTTCAGAAGGG GGGAGCTTTCAAATTCCGAGGGGCATGCAATGCTATTTTTTCACTTGATGATGATCAGGCCACTAAAGGAGTTGTAACTCATAGCAG TGGAAATCATGCTGCAGCTCTTTCTTTGGCTGCAAAACTGCGGGGCATCCCTGCATATATAGTTATACCAAAAGATGCTCCAAAATGCAAAGTCGCGAATGTCAAACGTTACGGTGGTCAAGTTATCTTCAGTGAGCCATCGATGCAGTCCCGGGAAGATACTGCAAACAAGGTGTTGCAAGATACTGGTGCTGTTCTTATTCCTTCCTCTAATGATAGGCGCATTATAAG TGGGCAGGGTACAATATCTCTGGAGTTTCTGGAACAAGCTTCAGATATTGACACTTTAATAGTCCCAATCAGCg GAGGTGGTATGATATCGGGAGTTGCATTGGCTGCCAAGGCCATCAATCCTGCCATTCGCATTTTGGCTGCCGAACCACTGGGGGCAAATGATGCTTTCCAATCAAAGAGCAATGGTAGGATTACTAAGTTATCTGAAGTCAACACTATTGCTGATGGCCTTCGAGCTTTTCTTGGAGATCTCACATG GCCTATTGTCCGTGATCTCGTGGATGACGTTATAGTTGTTGATGATAAGGAGATAATACAAGCTATGAAACTTTGCTATGAGATTCTGAAGATTGCAGTGGAACCAAGTGGAGCTATAGGCCTTGCAGCTGTTCTTTCAGATGGTTTTCGAAAAAATCCAGTCTATAGTGAATGCAACCATATTGGAATTGTTCTGTCCGGAGGAAACGTTGATCTTGGTGTGCTCTGGAATTCCTTTGATAAATGA
- the LOC107028643 gene encoding serine racemase isoform X2 has product MEPNCPTSSNDYAADISSIRQAQVRIEPFAHRTPVLTSETLDSIAGRKLYFKCECFQKGGAFKFRGACNAIYSLDDDHAAKGVVTHSSGNHAAALALAAKLRGIPAYIVIPKNAPKCKVENVKRYGGQVIWSEPSMQSREDTANKVLQDTGAVLIHPYNDGRIISGQGTISLELLEQASEIDTLIVPISGGGLISGVALAAKAINPSIHIFAAEPMGADDAFQSKINGRITKLSEVNTIADGLRAFLGDLTCRWPFGNNLATSTRYGVRSAYTLSSQTPLEGLHLVWKFHRMLSRFL; this is encoded by the exons ATGGAACCAAACTGCCCAACATCTAGCAACGATTATGCTGCTGACATCTCTTCCATCAGGCAAGCTCAAGTACGCATCGAGCCCTTTGCGCACAGAACTCCTGTCCTCACCTCAGAAACTTTAGACTCTATTGCTGGAAGAAAGTTGTACTTTAAATGTGAATGCTTTCAGAAGGG GGGAGCTTTTAAATTCCGAGGGGCATGCAATGCTATTTATTCACTTGATGATGATCATGCTGCTAAAGGGGTTGTAACTCATAGCAG TGGAAATCATGCTGCAGCTCTTGCTTTGGCTGCAAAGCTACGGGGCATCCCTGCTTATATAGTTATACCAAAAAATGCTCCAAAATGCAAAGTCGAGAATGTCAAACGTTATGGTGGTCAGGTTATCTGGAGTGAGCCATCGATGCAGTCCCGAGAGGATACTGCAAACAAGGTGTTGCAAGATACTGGTGCTGTTCTTATTCATCCCTATAATGATGGTCGCATTATAAG TGGGCAGGGTACAATATCACTGGAGCTTCTGGAACAGGCTTCTGAAATTGACACCTTAATAGTCCCAATAAGCG GTGGTGGTCTGATATCGGGAGTTGCGTTGGCTGCCAAAGCCATTAATCCTTCCATTCACATTTTTGCCGCCGAACCAATGGGAGCGGATGATGCTTTCCAGTCGAAGATCAATGGCAGGATCACTAAGTTATCCGAGGTCAACACTATTGCCGATGGGCTTCGAGCCTTTCTTGGAGACCTTACATG CCGATGGCCTTTTGGAAACAACCTCGCTACCTCCACAAGGTATGGGGTAAGGTCCGCATATACTCTATCGTCCCAGACCCCACTTGAGGGATTACACTTGGTATGGAAGTTCCATCGAATGTTGAGTCGATTTCTGTGA
- the LOC107028643 gene encoding serine racemase isoform X1 — MEPNCPTSSNDYAADISSIRQAQVRIEPFAHRTPVLTSETLDSIAGRKLYFKCECFQKGGAFKFRGACNAIYSLDDDHAAKGVVTHSSGNHAAALALAAKLRGIPAYIVIPKNAPKCKVENVKRYGGQVIWSEPSMQSREDTANKVLQDTGAVLIHPYNDGRIISGQGTISLELLEQASEIDTLIVPISGGGLISGVALAAKAINPSIHIFAAEPMGADDAFQSKINGRITKLSEVNTIADGLRAFLGDLTWPIVRDLVDDIIVVDDEEIIQAMRLCYEILKIAVEPSGAIGLAAVLSSSFKTNPAYSECNNIGIVISGGNVDLGVLWNSVNK; from the exons ATGGAACCAAACTGCCCAACATCTAGCAACGATTATGCTGCTGACATCTCTTCCATCAGGCAAGCTCAAGTACGCATCGAGCCCTTTGCGCACAGAACTCCTGTCCTCACCTCAGAAACTTTAGACTCTATTGCTGGAAGAAAGTTGTACTTTAAATGTGAATGCTTTCAGAAGGG GGGAGCTTTTAAATTCCGAGGGGCATGCAATGCTATTTATTCACTTGATGATGATCATGCTGCTAAAGGGGTTGTAACTCATAGCAG TGGAAATCATGCTGCAGCTCTTGCTTTGGCTGCAAAGCTACGGGGCATCCCTGCTTATATAGTTATACCAAAAAATGCTCCAAAATGCAAAGTCGAGAATGTCAAACGTTATGGTGGTCAGGTTATCTGGAGTGAGCCATCGATGCAGTCCCGAGAGGATACTGCAAACAAGGTGTTGCAAGATACTGGTGCTGTTCTTATTCATCCCTATAATGATGGTCGCATTATAAG TGGGCAGGGTACAATATCACTGGAGCTTCTGGAACAGGCTTCTGAAATTGACACCTTAATAGTCCCAATAAGCG GTGGTGGTCTGATATCGGGAGTTGCGTTGGCTGCCAAAGCCATTAATCCTTCCATTCACATTTTTGCCGCCGAACCAATGGGAGCGGATGATGCTTTCCAGTCGAAGATCAATGGCAGGATCACTAAGTTATCCGAGGTCAACACTATTGCCGATGGGCTTCGAGCCTTTCTTGGAGACCTTACATG GCCTATCGTCCGCGATCTCGTGGATGACATCATagttgttgatgatgaagagataaTACAAGCTATGAGACTTTGCTATGAAATTCTAAAGATTGCAGTGGAACCAAGTGGAGCTATTGGCCTTGCAGCAGTTCTTTCCAGTAGTTTTAAAACCAATCCAGCCTATAGTGAATGCAATAATATTGGCATTGTAATTTCTGGAGGCAATGTTGATCTTGGTGTGCTTTGGAATTCCGTTAACAAATGA